The Pomacea canaliculata isolate SZHN2017 linkage group LG14, ASM307304v1, whole genome shotgun sequence genomic sequence CTTGTCGTAGCGACTGACACTGATGTTGCAAACATCTTGAAAAGCGAACGCCGAGATGAAGAGATCCGCCATTGCCGAGCAGTTCGGTCTGAAAGACAATGTTTCAACCTATCATTCTACtgacatatataaaatacaccGTGTAGAATGTAGCCAtaattaaacatatatatagatagagagtgtatgtgaatgtgaataCATCATACagtttatgtacatgtatacaaccGTAGTGTGGATGCTCTACTGGCATTTACTCCACACAAAAGTTCCCACAAAGATCTCCCTCTACACGTGGATAGTGAAAAGCTAGCTATGCGCGggtagtgtcacgtgaccagtaaAAGAACTAGTGGGATGCAAAATATTCCTCTAATAATTCAATTATCAGTGCATGATACTGTtttcccaaatctgggtgaatgtCCCTGTTCTTTCCTCCAGATACCCGCTTCCAAAACATCTCCGTGCACAACAAGAGGTCAACATGGTGAGGTGACGAGAAGACTGGTGAGCACATGTTCTACACTCTTTCACTGAGCATGTTCTgagcatgatgatgtttgtcggtgtgtatctcgagaatggaaTGATGGAAATAGTACATAAATGtcttaaatgcagctttacccaattatcagaaaaatattgcacCCAACTAGTAATTTAATATTGCGGAACCACGTGAGGAGACACAAAAATAACGTATGGAAAATGCTGAGATTTTTCTCTGAAAAGGGCCAGACATGTCAGCATGTGACAGCTGTGCTCTGCCGTCTTTGTTGAAAGTCGACATAAAGGTTATGGCCTCCAACAgggattaaaaagaaagtattgcATAATAATACTACATGAATATTAGGGTCCACACCAGCTACAAAGAGAACGAATAGCTGGGCTCCAGCACGTCCTCCGACACGCTCGCTCCCTCTTGATGCGCCCTGACTCGTGGAAACTCCACTCTTCCTCTCATTCTTCACTGTGTCATGATGACACGCCACACACTCCTCGCAAGCTCTGTCATTGTGTCACGATGTACACTCACCATTGTGCACAGCCAGTgacggcgcatgcgcactgaccTGCTaggcgtgacgtcacacactgCTGCAGGGTTGACGAAGGTGGAGAACTCCAGGCATCTGCCAATCAACATCGACCGCAGATCTGCGGTGGCGCCTGAGCTGGGACatgctgacgtcacgagggcGAGAGTCAAGATGCAGGCGGCGACAAGCAGGTCATGTGACGGCATTGTCAGCCCCTGCCTAAAAGGCTGACAGATGTTccggaaaaacaaacaaaatagcGTAAAATATTTCATGGTGATTGATGCCGCATTTAGAGTAAAACTCGTTAGTGTAATCtccaagaaaatgaaagataaccctcaaattatttcaataacCAACGCAGGATaacaataaacacagaaagatgCCGACcacatgacgtcagcaatgTACGTTGAGAAGTTTACGCTGTGAAAGCCTCGGCCAATAGAAGAGCTGGAACTAAATATTAATAAGACTTATCTGCGTAcacccgtgacgtcacgattgtttACGCAAACATTAGAACCAAACTACACTCCACTAGTGCTTTAAGGATGTCCAGGCATCTGCGATTGTCGACATTTACACAATACATAGAAACAGAAGCCAGCTTTCGTCTCAGCTGGAAAATTGACAGCATACACTTTGTGGAAAACCACCTCACAAGTAAATATATCTCAGTGGTATTGTCATGAACAGCTGCGTGGTTTTATTATAACATACATCCTGCTCACGCGGCCATCTTTTTGTGCATAATTAATTTGCAACACAAGCTCACCTTTCCTAGTGACGAGGAAGCCTCTCCTAGTGGCGATGGCCTCGTTGTCTGCTCGTAGTTAGCTTTCCGAGACACTAACCACTCCAAGACTGCGTCACAACTGTTGCTCCACTTGACAGAGGCTGTGGGTCGGATAATGGCCCCGAGAAGAGGGAGGTCTCTGACACCTCACCCcctccccaacgacctgaaaaggttagggggtGACCTTTACTCTACAGTCAGACGCGAGGGACCACAACACAGCAACATGTAACGGATTTCGCAAGTGGCTGAGGTACCTGGCAGAGGTGAGCAGAGAAATCAGGTTCTAAAGGTACCAAAACCCACTCTTCCACCCAGGACGGGTGCACTACCAGTCGGTGACGTGAAAAGGACGATGACACGATTACGtgcaaataatataaaaaagtaatatataagaaaatatgGCTTAGAGTAAGAAGAATAGAATGTAGGTTGATCCCTGAACGGTCACACATGTATACTTACCTGCGCAGACAGTTGACGTGGAGTGTGGTGAAAGATGATGATAGTCTTCCGCATTAGGGTCAAATGTCGCGACGATCCTCTACAGTGGAACGAGGGGTTAGGGGGGATACACAGGCGGAGGGTAAAAACTTGTCAGGAGCTCGACGAACAGGTGTCCGGTTAGCGTTTCAAGTTTTCTTACATGATCACGTGCTCGTCTGCAAACAGTCGTCCGATGCAGTGACATCACACGTCTGCTGCGGTGACATCACACACGATAGGCTCTCTGAAGTGCCGCACCTTAGTCAAGAGCGGGGACGTGTGACTGTGTCCTGCATTTCTGTAAATTTGTCTGACCATGTGACACACAGGAAGGGCTGAGCTGGAGCTGTAGCGTGGTTCCCCGAAAATAAGACCCAACCTGAAAATAAGACCTAGAATGATTTGTCAGGTGCTCCCCACTCGGAATATGACTAGATGatggaaaagacagaaaaagagaaggaagagacagagaaaagaaagaataatctcaacagagagagagagcaaacatACTCCTAAATGTGGATGATTTTTAAACCTAACTTTCAAAATTTCTAAACCATGCAGCttcaatacttttttctcttctgcgAAGACACAGCAGCACTTTGGCATAAGTCGTATGGAGATAATTATCTATTCtaattcttatatttgttcacATATTTGGTCGAGAGTTTTGTATATGTAAGAAAAATGCGGTCAAGTATTTAAGAGTTTATATAaaggggtttgttttttgtttggttggttagattttttgttttcacttttgccTTGCTAGAGTAACGATTTGTTGCGAGTAACTACGGTGATTGGTGAGACTTGTACTGAAAGTTGCTCATGTCAGTGTCTAGTTTCTAGATGAAGCGTGAATTCATTTCCacgcagaaaataaatgttgtgagCATTCGATTCCGCAGAAATAACTATAAATAGTACAAATAGATGCACGCTTCTCTAAAAATTGTGGTTAGTATACAGTGATATGTAGTGATGTTTCTTCAAGTGAACTGCTCATGCCtaaagtttacaaaaacacaaagctgACCTTTACCATCTCCTGAAGACGGATTCAATCATGCGTACCGCACACCTCCATGTCCCTGAAAATTGTTGAACGTGAAGACAgctattttttttgtttgtaactgtACGATGACACCTAACAGCTTTTTCCCCAACTGACACTCTAAATGAATCAGTGAGGAGGGAACCACTGTGGTAGCTATGTGCGGAAACAAGAGCCGGATATTTCAGAGATGCAAAAGCGAGCGAAATCCTCGAACCGGAAAGGCGGACCACTCATGAATGGGACAGTTCCCTGACCCTCATCCTGCGCTCGAGTGTAGAGAGGATGCAGAGGACGGTGGTGTGGAAATGAGTGTCATGATCCCGAGCTAGGGGGTGCCACCTGACATGGACACTCGTTAAGAGATTGAAAGACACATTGACATCCTGTTGAGTGTTGATGATGAGGTGACCAATGGAGCGATGTACTTACCACTGGAGTCAGTCGAGACCATCTGAAGTCAAGGAAAAGGATCCCAGTGATCGTAGTCACAGTCGACCACTCGATGTATGGTGTGCTGAATGCATCAGGTGTCTGGGAGTGTCCCTGCACTCAGCACGAGACCAGCGAGACTTCTGAtcagacagcaaagacattgtTCTGTCCTCCCCAACACCTCTCAACACCTCCGTCGTGGAAGGAGCCGTTTGTAGGTCTATAAGTGATGGAAGGTGGACAAAGCACAAGCTGCGGAAAGTCAAAACTTCAGGGGTCTAGACATTTGTTAGTAGCATTTCGTGCTTTAATGAATATCTCCAATTATTTCATTACAACAATGTTAAGGCCACTTGTCTAATGCTTAGGCTTTCTTCGGAACTGAAACAATGGTAGACAATCGTACTTGACAGGACCACACATTAAGAGAAGACGAGCAACTTTTTCTGAAGGTCTTTAATTTCCACACATATCCTCGCGATACCAAATGTGACACAACACATGTCAATCGTTTTGCATGAATAGTCAGTGGAGTAGGGAGGGACTCGGTCAAAGTAACCAAGACGACGGCTGTAGCAGCAGCACCATCACAATGGGGTGGTGGTAGTTGTGAAAgccatggtggtggtggttgagaaTCGGTCATTCAATGAGAACCAAGACAGATTGATGTCAGGGGGTGGTCTGGCTGATGTGGACAATTAGAAATATACCCGTGAGCATGACAAGGGTGGAGAGTACGGAAAGACAACTTTTTCCAACACTGGCTGCATTAGTGTCATCTGAGATGATCTCTCTGCACTCTGTGTGTGAAGGGTCCTCCCAGCATAAGAGCCAAAGAACGTCTCTGAAACACAGTGATATTAAAATTATcctccttgaaaaaaaattagttaccTGGGATGATTggttttctgttatttgtttctcGTCCATTCATGTCTGTGCCGCTACAGAGCTTGCACCTGACTGGGTGGCAcgtttcatatttaaaaaaacacgcGAGTTGTATGGTACTTTGACATTTTCTCTCCTACTACCGACGTTGGCTTCGCAGCCAGGACATTTTAGGTTCACCTCGGGTTTTCTCGGCAGGTGGCACTGATGTTCTTAGTGGCCAATCTTCTCTTCAGATCTGTAATACTGGGACCTTGGCATGTCtctctgtaacacacacacaccacgcatgcacacacacacatacacacaaaccaagcatacacacacatacacacaaacacacacacacacacaccacgcatgcacacacgaGTGTTATGAGTAGTGTGAGTAGTGCATCACCTTCAAACCTTCTACAGTGGGTTAAAAAACGTCTCAGACGTTTGAAGATGTAGTCTAGTCATAGGGAACAACCGTGAGTTGATTTACTCTTTTGTCTGTCCTCACGCATGGATTCTACCCCATTCAAAGTGAACTTACTTGACTGCGTGGCCAGGAGTGTGAACAAGGAGGATGTTAGCCTCCGAGACCTCACCAGCCTTAAGATGTGGAAGTTCCCATTGAGCAAAAAACCTGAAAACAGGTACAAACTGTGAACGATTCCTggtctgtctctttctttccattcctCCCTCCGTtcctctctttctatatatatatatcctctcTAGAAACGTTTTCCCACCTGTCAACTGCAGACTAATGTTTACATCAACATACAGACGCAGTCGTACCCCTCATAGTAATCAGGCTTTGCTTACGAGTTTGGAGGGAAAGCAACATCCGCACTGGCGTTCAGCATGATGGATACAGTGCCCCGAGCTTTGGATGCGAACTGTGACAGTCAAAGTGGAACCTTCTCACACGCATGATTAGACTCAGTATAGCactgaattatttaaattattgttattgttatatagCACATCTGTGCATCACTGTAGATTACTGTAGATTACTGACGTTTTGAGAGGCCGCTGTCCAAAACGCGAACTCAGCATTCCACGGGCATCCATCTGTCTCCTCAAAACTAGGGCACGGGTGGGTGCTCGGGCCACCAATCCCACTCGGTTGACCTGGATCCGCACAAAACCTCAGGCGGTCGATCATGTACCCTGAACATAGAGCAGCTGGTGATAAGGTCTTAAGACTATGTTactgtttttaaacattgtctGAGGTCTTTCATTTTCACGGTTTACATTTttaggttgaaaaaaaaaacaacaaagtgacaTCCATGAAGACCAGACAACCCGTCACTTCACCTGTCAGTGTGTCCTCAAGCGTGATAGCTCGTTTTCCCATCTCGGTGTACAGGTGCACAAAGTCGTACACACCTTCCCAAAACACGCTCtatgacagaaaaattaaacttCACTCAATATCCCTGCTTGCGGTGATCCGTTGGGTAAATATACCCGATGTCAAGACTGAGTATTTACACATAGTCCACGCAAAGCATGACGAACAACAAATGCGTGTAGCTCTGTGGATCTGTAATTCTGTAGCTGTGTATTTATGGGTCAGCAAGAGAGATCCTGTGTTCCTATTCTTCTTTACCTTAACTTCTTGTTGTCTCACTAAACATCTCTTATTGTCTCACCAAACATTTGTTTCACGATACCATAAACACATCCGTGTGTACATAGCATTCAAACAttgctatttttcattattGCGTTTTACAAAACGGTGAAGCCTGTGCTCTAACAGTTTTTGCTGTGTATTCAATTGAGTTCAGTTTACACgctgtaataaatatttataattaaattttttttatattactacTTTTATTAAATATCCTGACTCAAGATTAATAAgcgactaataaaagacaaacttgTGCCCTTAATATAATTTCaagtgaaatttttaaaaaacttcttGCAAGACTGATGAAAGGGAAGGAACTGCGGTTAGTTTATAAGATGCACTGGGCTGACAAGTTGTCTACCTTGTCTGCTGGAATCCAGTGGTTCGTCGCCTCCAGAAACTCGTCGTAGCGACTGATGCTGATGTTGCAAACGTCTTGAAAAGCGAACGCCGAGATAAACAGATCTGCCATTTCCGAGCAGTTTTgtctaaaacaataaatatcaaataaacaaactctcAAAGAACCTCACCAGACTGAcatctataaataaaacacCTAACATATAGCCCAACGCGCAAGTATGTTTACACAACCAATAAACCCTGTGGCATACGGTGGTGAGAAAAATTTAACAGCAGCCCAACTCGACCTTTGTCACTACAGATTTGTGAAAACCTTTTATGCAAAACGGATAAATCAAATTTACAGGGCACACCAAGGATGGATGCAGAAACACAAATGCGATAAGATCGTACGCTATTATATTACAGAAGCAGATGATCAACAGTTCTTCCTCCACTGGTCGCATCAAAAGCACAAAGATTTCAAAGCGAACAAGTGGTACACGAGGCGAAGTAAACAAGCTGTGAACGCACGACACACAGGAATGAACTAACCGTctggtggtgacgtcacacatggCTGCTGGATTGAGGAAGGTGGAGAACTGCAGACACCTGCCAGTCACCAGCGACAGTAAATCAGGTGTGGGGCCCGAGCTGGGACACGCTGACGTCATCAGGTCCAGCGCCAAGACACAAGTGATGACCAGCAGACCACGTGATGACGGCATTGTCGACCCTGACACAGCTGATGACTGCAGATAGTTGTCCAAATTATGGTGTTTGTGTTTCCGAGATTTGTCAAGAAGTcttttgtgagtttttttttaaaacacagatATTTAATTTAGCTTTGATGGAAATCTGTTTCtgtatatgttgttgttgttgttgttgttgttgttgttgttgttgttgttgttgttgttgttgttgttgttgttgttgttgttgctgttgttctcaTCAGCGAGATCTAGGACGTGACCTTTGACTGTCTGGATAGTAAGAGAAGCTGCCACCACAGGAAGTACATAAGCGACTGTGCGGTGGCTGATCGTCTCTCGCTTTAAACACGAACGGAAGCCACTACAAGTACATTCAGCGGCTTATCTCCATGAACGAACTAAAATGTGATCCGGCTTCAGGGAGCAGTTTCTTCTCTAAGGTTAAATTTGGTTCAGTAATTGGTACAAGATACCGGAATCTGACTGCGGGGACACCATAGGTCAGCGTGGTGGTCTAATCTTGCGGCCATCTTTTGCCAGCTACACGCATTTCTTTTAATAGCCCTGTATCTCCTGTCATAAATGCTCCTATTCCTTTCAGTCCTTCTATCTTTCCAACGAAACTTCGCATCAAGTTAACCTGTGAGACTATAGTTACTGTGGCCCTTGCTCTGCATTCTATGGCTACCCACGGCAGTCCACAAGACTGCATCCGACACggttatatttttttgtgtgaaaacaaCAATTGCTATCACAAATCAATTGTGTCAGCTGACACAATTAGTAAAGTAAACAAGATAAGACGGTTTAAAGGTGCGTTGATTTGAATGGGTAGCAAAGCAGGAATGTATGTAAACATATATAACAACGGAAATAATGTGCAGAAGTGATAGCAACTCCTAGGGTGGGTTCAGCGCTACTCACCACACATGCCGCGTGTTTAGCTAAGGTGTGTGTGAGGTTTAAACTAAGGTGTGTGTGAGGTTTAAACTAAGGCGTGTGAGAGTGAGGTTTAAACTAAGGTGTTTGTGAGGTTAATTTAAACTAAGGCGTGTGTGCGCAAGGCTCACCTCAGCCAGCGAAGACAATGTCTTTTGTAACAATGGCGACAGTGCTATCAGCTTGTAAGTACTGTATATCTCTCCAGCGATACTGACCAAATGAAGTACTCTTCAGCTGTTGCTGCTCTTGGCGGAAGGGACCACCACTACCCATGCGCAATTCATACAAGCAGGCTTGTGACAATGAACTAATATCTGGTCACACTACAACCTGTCTACAGCTTACAATGTTGCTAACGGTGTTTGTGTCACACTACAACCTGTCTACAGTTTTACAATGTTGCTAGCGGTGTTTGACACGCTACACTACAAACTGTCTTCAGTTTACAATGTTGCTAGCGATTGTCACAGACCTAGTCGGAGCTGTAGGACTAAGCGCACGTGCAAGGATGTAAGGACGCGAAATGATGGAAGTTTTCGGAATGCGTGTCTctatgatgtaaaaaaaaaaaaagaaagaaaaggagtgACGAGAGAGGGAAGAGCAGTTAGCGGGCAAGATatattgggggagagagagcaaagggcGAGAGAACATGAAATTGGACGTTTGATTGTGAGTAGAAGATATTGTGTGATTGGAAGTCAAAAGCCATTGGCGAGACAGTGAGCTGAACTGATTTATAAGAAACTCATTGCATTTTGTGGATGTGTGATTTGAAGGGAAGAGCCATTGCTGAGACAGTGTATCTAAAGAATAGTATAGATATAGAGGAGCTGAAGAACACTTTACAGTCTGTGTTTATGTTATCTCAACGCATCAACGACCAGCCGTTGCGTTATTCACTGTGTTACTACCTTGAGGAAATAGATCGTAGTTAggactttttattattatttacattattttattttgtttagtaaacataGGTAGACTCTTACAgtcaaatcattttgtttatttgtgtgaaagaacgCGTAATTGTCTGACCCCAAGT encodes the following:
- the LOC112555871 gene encoding ADP-ribosyl cyclase/cyclic ADP-ribose hydrolase-like; amino-acid sequence: MPSSRGLLVITCVLALDLMTSACPSSGPTPDLLSLVTGRCLQFSTFLNPAAMCDVTTRRQNCSEMADLFISAFAFQDVCNISISRYDEFLEATNHWIPADKSVFWEGVYDFVHLYTEMGKRAITLEDTLTGYMIDRLRFCADPGQPSGIGGPSTHPCPSFEETDGCPWNAEFAFWTAASQNFASKARGTVSIMLNASADVAFPPNSFFAQWELPHLKAGEVSEANILLVHTPGHAVKETCQGPSITDLKRRLATKNISATCRENPRDVLWLLCWEDPSHTECREIISDDTNAASVGKSCLSVLSTLVMLTGIFLIVHISQTTP